A region from the Equus asinus isolate D_3611 breed Donkey chromosome 3, EquAss-T2T_v2, whole genome shotgun sequence genome encodes:
- the LOC106840127 gene encoding LOW QUALITY PROTEIN: cytoskeleton-associated protein 2-like (The sequence of the model RefSeq protein was modified relative to this genomic sequence to represent the inferred CDS: inserted 1 base in 1 codon), whose translation MAINQQENEDLSQTTTEEELCPQPEDFLNQTAPKTQASDTTISGRRFPNGTQTNPNIKKKTTAEDRRKQLEEWQXSKGKIYKQPPMELKTKRKIIEEMNVSFWKSMEKEEEEKKAQLELSNKINNTLTECLQLIERGVLSNEIFTILSSIPEAEKFAKFWICKAKLLASKGTFDVIGLYEEAIRKGATPIQELREVVLNILQDPNRITEGVTSDTLVDKTNITSIDELTEKVESGNSCLSPKEREQVIATPQITKTEQNHHPGVKLQIASIPRIYGMPEVQDMKLITPVRRSARIERPVSHYPEMLQEHDLVVASLNELLEVEETECFIFRKNEALPVTLGFQMLES comes from the exons ATGGCCATCAACCAGCAAGAAAATGAGGACCTCAGTCAAACAACTACAGAAGAGGAATTATGCCCACAACCTGA GGATTTTCTAAACCAGACAGCTCCCAAAACTCAAGCTAGTGACACAACCATAAGTGGAAGAAGATTCCCAAATGGGACTCAAACTAATCCAAATATTAAGAAGAAGACCACAGCAGAGGATCGAAGGAAACAACTGGAAGAATGGC AATCTAAGGGGAAAATCTATAAACAGCCTCCTATggaacttaaaacaaaaagaaaaataatagaggaaatgaATGTTTCATTCTGGAAGAGtatggaaaaagaagaggaagaaaagaaagcacagcTTGAACTGTCCAATAAAATTAACAACACTCTGACAGAATGTCTGCAGCTCATTGAAAGGGGTGTACTTTCTAATGAAATATTTACCATACTGTCCAGTATTCCTGAGGCTGAAAAATTTGCTAAATTCTGGATCTGCAAAGCAAAGTTGTTGGCAAGTAAAGGCACCTTTGATGTTATCGGGCTGTACGAAGAGGCCATAAGAAAGGGGGCAACACCAATACAAGAGTTGCGAGAAGTTGTTCTTAACATATTGCAAGACCCAAACAGAATCACAGAAGGAGTTACCTCTGACACTTTAGTTGATAAAACTAATATAACATCAATAGATGAGCTGACTGAGAAGGTGGAATCTGGAAACTCTTGTCTTTCtccaaaagagagagaacaggttATAGCAACACCTCAAATAACCAAGACAGAACAGAATCATCATCCTGGTGTCAAATTACAGATCGCCTCAATTCCTAGAATATATGGAATGCCAGAAGTACAAGACATGAAGCTGATCACTCCTGTTCGGCGTTCAGCGAGGATAGAGCGACCCGTGTCCCACTATCCAGAAATGCTGCAGGAGCACGATTTAGTAGTGGCTTCTCTTAATGAGCTGTTAGAAGTGGAAGAAACAGAGTGTTTTATATTCCGTAAAAATGAGGCTTTGCCTGTAACATTAGGGTTTCAGATGCTTGAATCATAA